The following proteins come from a genomic window of Penaeus monodon isolate SGIC_2016 chromosome 22, NSTDA_Pmon_1, whole genome shotgun sequence:
- the LOC119587586 gene encoding uncharacterized protein LOC119587586, producing MIRTVIFACLVVFVVGLGSCPLQRPTQCTGFRNSTLVRREFPHDAGLQCSLFPPVQCPILKGNATVGEFLLLSEPTMERTSLLPLALQCPAPASHDGFDFGPQLYAFYLNASIVSNRK from the exons ATGATCCGAACAGTAATTTTTGCATgcttggtggtgtttgtggttggcCTTGGATCCTGTCCCCTGCAACGGCCTACTCAGTGCACCGGTTTCCGAAATTCCACTTtag TACGGCGTGAGTTTCCCCATGATGCAGGTTTGCAGTGTTCTCTGTTCCCTCCTGTCCAGTGCCCGATCTTGAAAGGAAATGCAACCGTCG gCGAGTTCCTCTTGCTTTCTGAGCCAACCATGGAGCGTACGAGTCTGCTCCCTCTAGCGTTGCAGTGTCCCGCGCCCGCTTCTCATGATGGCTTCGACTTTGGTCCTCAGCTCTATGCTTTCTACCTGAATGCGTCTATCGTTAGTAATAGGAAATAA